A DNA window from Pseudomonas tohonis contains the following coding sequences:
- a CDS encoding HEAT repeat domain-containing protein — protein sequence MTDRETTHPDILDLLPRLAADDAGVRRIALIELADLEDPEGLPWLTDALVADAAAEVRAEAARLLEAWEEPDVVQALCAALADPAEVVRLAAAQSLSELKSLEAGELILPWVRHADAFVRTSALRALRELRLDAAATPALQALEDGDAGVRREAVGILGWLKRSDALPALARLASDDPDTEVRRAATGALGLASDASVLPALRAALADEAWQVREEAATTLGKVGLDEAGPALLAALDDCYWQVRLRAARALGRLRHRPAAPGLAGLLVHGIANLRKEAALALGELGDAWALPALRAAEADGDPEVRKAVRIALVQLQGAA from the coding sequence ATGACCGACCGTGAAACCACCCACCCCGACATTCTCGACCTGCTGCCGCGTCTCGCCGCCGACGACGCCGGCGTGCGGCGCATCGCCCTGATCGAACTGGCCGACCTGGAAGACCCCGAAGGCCTGCCCTGGCTCACCGACGCGCTGGTGGCCGACGCGGCCGCCGAGGTGCGCGCCGAGGCCGCGCGCCTGCTGGAGGCCTGGGAGGAGCCCGATGTGGTACAGGCCCTTTGCGCCGCCCTGGCGGACCCCGCCGAGGTGGTGCGCCTGGCCGCTGCGCAGAGCCTGAGCGAGTTGAAGAGCCTGGAGGCGGGCGAGCTGATCCTGCCCTGGGTGCGCCATGCGGACGCCTTCGTCCGTACCAGTGCCTTGCGCGCCCTGCGCGAGCTGCGCCTGGACGCCGCCGCCACGCCGGCGTTGCAGGCCCTGGAGGACGGTGATGCCGGCGTGCGCCGCGAGGCGGTGGGCATCCTCGGCTGGCTCAAGCGCAGCGATGCGCTGCCGGCCCTGGCGCGCCTGGCCAGCGATGACCCGGACACCGAAGTGCGCCGCGCCGCCACCGGCGCCCTGGGCCTGGCCAGCGACGCCAGCGTGCTGCCGGCCCTGCGCGCGGCCCTGGCCGACGAGGCCTGGCAGGTGCGCGAAGAGGCTGCCACCACCCTCGGCAAGGTGGGCCTGGACGAGGCCGGCCCGGCCCTGCTCGCCGCCCTGGACGACTGCTACTGGCAGGTCCGCCTGCGCGCCGCCCGTGCCCTCGGCCGCCTGCGCCATCGCCCGGCCGCACCGGGGCTTGCCGGGCTGCTGGTGCACGGCATCGCCAACCTGCGCAAGGAAGCCGCGCTGGCCCTGGGCGAGCTGGGTGATGCGTGGGCCTTGCCGGCCCTGCGTGCCGCGGAAGCCGATGGCGATCCGGAGGTGCGCAAGGCCGTGCGCATCGCCCTGGTCCAGCTGCAGGGTGCGGCCTGA
- a CDS encoding ABC transporter ATP-binding protein, with product MSAFEQAVEPGRIEGRQLSIRLGEGAQAFDAVQALDFSIAPGEFVCILGPSGCGKSTLLGALAGHLRPRTGTLEVDGRAVAGPSPERGMVFQHHTLLPWRSVLDNVAFGLKMQGIGKDERRRQAAEFLRLVGLADFAGRWPGQLSGGMQQRAEIARVLINRPRLLLMDEPFGALDAQTRSRMQELLLDIWTRIRTTVVFVTHDIDEALFLADRILVMSPRPGRFIEDLRLDFPRPRRASLLTSPGFTHLKRHCLELLRHEEGRELPRLTPLGLPTDHPPLRIAL from the coding sequence ATGAGCGCATTCGAGCAGGCCGTCGAACCCGGCCGCATCGAGGGGCGGCAACTGTCCATCCGCCTCGGCGAGGGGGCCCAGGCCTTCGATGCCGTGCAGGCGCTGGATTTTTCCATCGCCCCCGGCGAGTTCGTCTGCATCCTCGGCCCGTCGGGCTGCGGCAAGTCCACCCTGCTCGGCGCCCTGGCCGGCCACCTGCGGCCGCGCACCGGCACCCTGGAGGTGGATGGCCGCGCCGTGGCCGGGCCCTCGCCCGAGCGCGGCATGGTGTTCCAGCACCACACCCTGCTGCCCTGGCGCAGCGTGCTCGACAACGTCGCCTTCGGCCTGAAGATGCAGGGCATCGGCAAGGACGAGCGGCGTCGCCAGGCCGCCGAATTCCTGCGCCTGGTCGGCCTCGCCGATTTCGCCGGGCGCTGGCCGGGGCAGCTCTCCGGCGGCATGCAGCAGCGCGCCGAGATCGCCCGGGTGCTGATCAACCGCCCACGCCTGCTGCTGATGGACGAGCCCTTTGGCGCCCTCGACGCGCAGACCCGCTCGCGCATGCAGGAGCTGCTGCTGGATATCTGGACGCGCATCCGCACCACCGTGGTCTTCGTCACCCACGACATCGACGAAGCGCTGTTCCTCGCCGATCGCATCCTGGTGATGAGCCCGCGCCCCGGCCGCTTCATCGAAGACCTGCGCCTCGATTTCCCGCGCCCGCGCCGCGCCAGCCTGCTGACCAGCCCGGGCTTCACCCACCTCAAGCGCCACTGCCTGGAACTGCTGCGCCACGAGGAAGGCCGCGAACTGCCGCGCCTGACCCCGCTCGGCCTGCCTACCGACCACCCGCCCTTGCGAATCGCCCTATGA
- a CDS encoding 4Fe-4S dicluster domain-containing protein, which yields MAFQPQEIFFRSSAPVTIDEDKCIAHKGCTVCVEVCPMDLLAINPATQKAYMAFDECWYCMPCEKDCPTGAVKVEIPYLLR from the coding sequence ATGGCCTTTCAACCCCAGGAAATCTTCTTCCGCAGCAGCGCGCCGGTGACGATCGACGAGGACAAGTGCATCGCCCACAAGGGCTGCACCGTGTGCGTCGAGGTCTGCCCGATGGACCTGCTGGCCATCAACCCGGCGACCCAGAAGGCCTACATGGCCTTCGACGAATGCTGGTACTGCATGCCCTGCGAGAAGGATTGCCCGACCGGTGCGGTGAAGGTGGAGATTCCCTACCTGCTGCGTTGA
- a CDS encoding DUF971 domain-containing protein produces the protein MDAPSGLRNSRSEGRLTLEWHDGEHQGISHARLRGACPCSQCKAARIRGAIPLVDEAVRLTAIHPQGYGVQLVFSDGHERGIYPWEYLRALAASPG, from the coding sequence ATGGACGCCCCGTCCGGCCTGCGCAATTCACGAAGCGAGGGGCGGCTGACCCTGGAATGGCACGACGGCGAGCACCAGGGCATCAGCCACGCCCGCCTGCGCGGTGCCTGCCCCTGCTCGCAGTGCAAGGCCGCACGCATCCGTGGCGCCATACCGCTGGTGGACGAGGCGGTGCGTCTCACCGCCATCCACCCACAGGGCTACGGCGTGCAGCTGGTGTTCAGCGATGGGCACGAGCGCGGGATCTATCCCTGGGAATACCTGCGGGCGTTGGCGGCATCCCCGGGCTGA
- a CDS encoding ABC transporter permease yields the protein MTALYRWPLRLASLAACLLCWQLAATARLDLGLITFSYVPTPGAVLEAAWQLVHSSKLLAHLSSSLARVFAGYLAAAVLGVLLGLAIGRSRWAEYSLLPPLEVLRPIPAVAWIPLAILMFPSAELSMVFITFTGALFPILLNTVHGVEGVDPRLVASARSLGAGRLAILREVVLPGAAPSIVTGLAIGMGTSWFCLVTAEMISGQFGIGYYTWESYTLQNYPDIVVGMLLIGLLGMGSSGLVKRLGGLVTPWYRTGRNA from the coding sequence ATGACAGCTCTCTACCGCTGGCCCCTGCGCCTCGCGTCCCTGGCCGCCTGCCTGCTGTGCTGGCAGCTGGCGGCCACGGCGCGGCTCGACCTGGGGCTGATCACCTTCAGCTACGTGCCCACCCCGGGCGCGGTGCTGGAGGCCGCCTGGCAGCTGGTGCATTCCAGCAAGCTGCTGGCGCATCTCTCCAGTAGCCTGGCGCGGGTGTTCGCCGGCTACCTGGCCGCCGCCGTCCTGGGTGTGTTGCTGGGCCTGGCCATCGGCCGTTCGCGCTGGGCCGAGTACAGCCTGCTGCCGCCCCTGGAAGTGCTGCGGCCGATCCCGGCGGTGGCCTGGATCCCCCTGGCGATCCTGATGTTCCCGTCTGCGGAGCTGTCGATGGTGTTCATCACCTTCACCGGCGCGCTGTTCCCCATCCTGCTCAACACCGTGCACGGCGTCGAAGGCGTCGACCCGCGCCTGGTGGCCTCGGCGCGCAGCCTCGGGGCCGGGCGCCTGGCCATCCTGCGCGAGGTGGTCCTGCCCGGCGCGGCGCCGAGCATCGTCACCGGCCTCGCCATCGGCATGGGCACCTCGTGGTTCTGCCTGGTCACGGCCGAGATGATTTCCGGGCAGTTCGGCATCGGCTACTACACCTGGGAGTCCTACACCCTGCAGAACTACCCGGACATCGTCGTCGGCATGCTGCTGATCGGCCTGCTGGGCATGGGCAGCAGCGGCCTGGTGAAGCGCCTCGGCGGCCTGGTCACGCCCTGGTACCGCACGGGGAGGAACGCCTGA
- a CDS encoding GntR family transcriptional regulator, with product MAELLPLSPVPLYSQLKELLRGRILDGTYPPHSRMPSEAELGKAFDVSRITVRQALGDLQKEGLIFKIHGKGTFVAKPKAFQNVSTLQGLAESMTQMGYEVLNRLRSFKQVPASALVAERLQVEEGSPVIEIKRVRLINREPVSLELTWLPLAVGEKLEKADLVTRDIFLILENDCGIPLGHADLAIDAVLADSDLTQALEVEEGSPIMRIERLTHTADGAPLDFEHLYYRGDAFQYRLRIDRQKGAPA from the coding sequence ATGGCCGAACTGCTTCCCCTCTCCCCGGTGCCCCTCTACAGCCAGCTCAAGGAGCTGCTGCGCGGGCGCATCCTCGATGGCACCTATCCCCCCCACAGCCGCATGCCCTCGGAGGCGGAGCTGGGCAAGGCCTTCGACGTCAGCCGCATCACCGTGCGCCAGGCGCTGGGCGACCTGCAGAAGGAAGGGCTGATCTTCAAGATCCACGGCAAGGGCACCTTCGTCGCCAAGCCCAAGGCCTTCCAGAACGTCTCCACCCTGCAGGGCCTGGCCGAGTCGATGACGCAGATGGGCTACGAGGTGCTCAACCGCCTGCGCAGTTTCAAGCAGGTGCCGGCCAGCGCACTGGTGGCCGAGCGGCTGCAGGTGGAGGAGGGCAGCCCGGTGATCGAGATCAAGCGCGTGCGCCTGATCAACCGCGAGCCGGTGTCCCTGGAGCTCACCTGGCTGCCCCTGGCGGTCGGCGAGAAGCTGGAGAAGGCCGACCTCGTCACCCGCGACATCTTCCTCATCCTCGAGAACGACTGCGGCATCCCCCTGGGCCACGCTGACCTCGCCATCGACGCCGTGCTCGCCGACAGCGACCTGACCCAGGCGCTGGAGGTGGAAGAGGGCTCGCCGATCATGCGCATCGAGCGCCTGACCCACACCGCCGACGGCGCGCCGCTGGACTTCGAGCACCTCTACTACCGCGGCGATGCCTTCCAGTACCGCCTGCGCATCGACCGCCAGAAGGGAGCACCGGCATGA
- a CDS encoding TonB-dependent siderophore receptor — protein MKYRTSRLQGGAFKRLGLVSALLALGPAGVLPQAMAADAEAPATALASVHEFAIAAQPLPQALAAFTRATGLALVYTEDAAYQVQAPAVNGRMSAEQALARLLAGSGLSYAQVNAGTLTLVPRSDDGALNLDAVNINSRQLADGSYQPPPTTRLMRSETPLLDIPQAVAVVPQQALLDQQPQNLDDALANVSGITQANTLGSTLDAVMKRGFGDNRDGSILRDGMRTIQGRNFTATAERVEVLKGPSSMLYGILDPGGVINVISKKPQLQAYRAITGRASTYGDGKDGSGGTLDVTGPLGDSGLAYRVIADYDDADYWRNFGHSRDKTFAPSFAWYGEDTTVNLSFEHREYSTPFDRGTIFLNGKPLAVPAERRLDEPYNVTEGRSDLTIFDLSHQLSEDWKAHFAYSYNRDTYDDYQARVQSQNPNGTLRRRLDGTRGAVSTEHFATFDLDGQVQLGGMQHDLLMGVDHEYRKFFREDLIRQTTTVSFNPWNPVYGQVPVPTTVAAGDSDQTDRVVSQSAFLQDSVHLNEQWIFIAGARYQLYDQLAGRGRPFKRNTDIDGQLWVPRVGLVYKMTDELSLYGGYTESFKPNSTIAPLTGTASINGIAPEEGKSWELGAKLDMPGRITGTLALFDIVKENVLVTQNVTINGQVDTVASGAGEVRSRGIELDVTGQLTDNLSLIGTYAFTDAEVTRDPTLKGNALQNVARHTASLSAVYDFGPLFDGDRLRAGLGGRYVGDREGDAENTFELPHYTVADAFASYETPLGNDKRLKLQLNVKNLFDKTYYSSSVNNFNVSIGDPRLVQLSSTLEF, from the coding sequence ATGAAGTACAGGACATCGCGGTTGCAGGGTGGCGCGTTCAAGCGCCTCGGTCTGGTTTCGGCGCTGCTCGCCCTCGGCCCTGCCGGCGTGCTGCCGCAGGCGATGGCCGCCGATGCCGAGGCCCCCGCCACCGCGCTGGCCAGCGTGCACGAGTTCGCCATCGCCGCGCAGCCACTGCCCCAGGCCCTGGCCGCCTTCACCCGGGCCACCGGACTGGCGCTGGTCTACACCGAGGACGCCGCCTACCAGGTCCAGGCCCCGGCGGTGAACGGCCGCATGAGTGCCGAGCAGGCCCTGGCACGACTGCTGGCGGGCAGCGGGCTGAGTTATGCACAGGTCAACGCCGGCACCCTGACCCTGGTGCCCCGCAGCGATGACGGCGCACTGAACCTCGACGCGGTGAACATCAACTCCCGCCAGCTGGCCGACGGCAGCTACCAGCCTCCGCCCACCACGCGCCTGATGCGCTCGGAAACCCCGCTGCTGGACATTCCCCAGGCAGTGGCCGTGGTGCCCCAGCAGGCGCTGCTCGACCAGCAGCCACAGAACCTCGACGACGCCCTGGCCAACGTCAGCGGCATCACCCAGGCCAACACCCTCGGCAGCACCCTGGACGCGGTGATGAAGCGCGGCTTCGGCGACAACCGCGACGGCTCGATCCTGCGCGACGGCATGCGCACCATCCAGGGCCGTAACTTCACCGCCACCGCCGAGCGCGTGGAAGTGCTCAAGGGCCCGTCCTCGATGCTCTACGGCATCCTCGACCCGGGCGGGGTGATCAACGTCATCAGCAAGAAGCCGCAGCTGCAGGCCTACCGCGCCATCACCGGCCGCGCCTCCACCTACGGCGACGGCAAGGACGGCAGCGGCGGCACCCTCGACGTGACCGGCCCCCTGGGGGATTCCGGCCTGGCCTACCGGGTGATCGCCGACTACGACGACGCCGACTACTGGCGCAACTTCGGCCACAGCCGCGACAAGACCTTCGCCCCCTCCTTCGCCTGGTACGGCGAAGACACCACGGTGAACCTCAGCTTCGAGCACCGCGAGTACAGCACCCCCTTCGACCGCGGCACCATCTTCCTCAACGGCAAGCCCCTGGCAGTGCCCGCCGAGCGCCGCCTGGACGAGCCCTACAACGTCACCGAGGGCCGGTCGGACCTGACCATCTTCGACCTCTCGCACCAGCTCAGCGAAGATTGGAAGGCCCACTTCGCCTACAGCTACAACCGCGACACCTACGACGACTACCAGGCGCGGGTGCAGAGCCAGAACCCCAACGGCACGCTGCGGCGCCGTCTGGACGGCACCCGGGGCGCGGTGAGCACCGAGCACTTCGCCACCTTCGACCTGGACGGCCAGGTGCAGCTGGGCGGCATGCAGCACGACCTGCTGATGGGCGTGGACCACGAGTACCGCAAGTTCTTCCGCGAGGACCTGATCCGCCAGACCACCACCGTCAGCTTCAACCCCTGGAATCCGGTCTATGGCCAGGTGCCGGTGCCCACCACGGTGGCCGCCGGCGACAGCGACCAGACCGACCGCGTGGTCAGCCAGTCCGCCTTCTTACAGGACTCGGTGCACCTCAACGAGCAGTGGATCTTCATCGCCGGGGCCCGCTACCAGCTCTACGACCAGCTCGCCGGCCGGGGCCGCCCGTTCAAGAGGAACACCGACATCGACGGCCAGCTCTGGGTGCCCCGGGTCGGCCTGGTCTACAAGATGACCGACGAGCTGTCCCTCTACGGCGGCTACACCGAGTCGTTCAAGCCCAACTCCACCATTGCGCCGCTGACCGGCACCGCGTCCATCAACGGTATCGCCCCGGAGGAGGGCAAGAGCTGGGAGCTCGGCGCCAAGCTGGACATGCCCGGCCGCATCACCGGCACCCTGGCGCTGTTCGACATCGTCAAGGAGAACGTCCTGGTGACCCAGAACGTGACGATCAACGGGCAGGTCGACACCGTCGCCAGCGGGGCCGGTGAAGTGCGCTCACGGGGCATCGAACTGGATGTGACCGGGCAACTGACCGACAACCTCAGCCTGATCGGCACCTACGCCTTCACCGACGCCGAAGTGACCCGCGACCCCACGCTCAAGGGCAACGCGTTGCAGAACGTCGCCCGTCACACCGCCTCGCTCTCGGCCGTCTACGACTTCGGCCCCCTGTTCGACGGCGACCGCCTGCGTGCCGGCCTGGGTGGCCGTTACGTCGGCGACCGCGAGGGGGATGCCGAGAACACCTTCGAGCTGCCGCACTACACCGTCGCCGACGCCTTCGCCAGCTACGAAACGCCCCTGGGCAACGACAAGCGCCTCAAGCTCCAGCTCAACGTGAAGAACCTCTTCGACAAGACCTACTACAGCTCCTCGGTGAACAACTTCAACGTCTCCATCGGCGACCCGCGCCTGGTGCAGCTCTCCAGCACCCTGGAGTTCTGA
- a CDS encoding fumarate reductase/succinate dehydrogenase flavoprotein subunit, which yields MNTLEQEYDIVVIGGGTAGPMAAIKAKEKNRELRVLLVDKANVKRSGAISMGMDGLNNAIIPGHATPEQYTKEITVANDGIVNQAAVYAYATHSFATIEQLDRWGVKFEKDETGDYAVKKVHHMGAYVLPMPEGHDIKKVLYRQLKRARVNITNRLVTTRVLLDEEGAACGVLGFDCRSGDFQVIRAKAVILACGAAGRLGLPSSGYLMGTYENPTNAGDGYAMAYHAGAELANLECFQINPLIKDYNGPACAYVTGPLGGYTANNKGERFIECDYWSGQMMWEFHQELEGGNGPVFLKLDHLAEETIQTIEEILHSNERPSRGQFHAGRGTDYRQQMVEMHISEIGFCSGHSASGVWVNEKAETSVKGLYAAGDMAAVPHNYMLGAFTYGWFAGINAADYVAGRDFAAVDPAQVERERERVYAPLHREHGLPPAQVEYKLRRMVNDYLQPPKVTRKMEIGLTRFAEIERDLGQMKANNPHELMRAMEVAVIRDCAEMAARASLFREESRWGLYHHRVDHPERNDAEWFCHCHLKKGDDGAMTSFKKPVEPYLIALDAEEQSAYDRLRVKTEAA from the coding sequence ATGAACACCCTGGAGCAGGAATACGACATCGTCGTCATCGGCGGCGGCACCGCCGGGCCCATGGCCGCGATCAAGGCCAAGGAGAAGAACCGCGAACTGCGCGTGCTGCTGGTGGACAAGGCCAACGTCAAGCGCAGCGGCGCCATCAGCATGGGCATGGACGGGCTGAACAACGCCATCATCCCCGGCCACGCGACGCCCGAGCAGTACACCAAGGAAATCACCGTGGCCAACGACGGCATCGTCAACCAGGCCGCCGTCTACGCCTATGCCACCCACAGCTTCGCGACCATCGAGCAGCTGGACCGCTGGGGCGTGAAGTTCGAGAAGGACGAGACCGGCGACTACGCGGTGAAGAAGGTCCACCACATGGGCGCCTACGTGCTGCCGATGCCCGAGGGCCACGACATCAAGAAGGTGCTCTACCGCCAGCTCAAGCGCGCGCGGGTGAACATCACCAATCGCCTGGTCACTACCCGCGTGCTGCTGGACGAGGAGGGCGCCGCCTGCGGCGTGCTCGGCTTCGACTGCCGCAGCGGCGACTTCCAGGTGATCCGCGCCAAGGCGGTGATCCTCGCCTGCGGGGCCGCCGGGCGCCTCGGCCTGCCGTCCTCGGGCTACCTGATGGGCACCTACGAGAACCCGACCAACGCCGGCGACGGCTACGCCATGGCCTACCACGCCGGGGCGGAGCTGGCGAACCTGGAGTGCTTCCAGATCAACCCGCTGATCAAGGACTACAACGGCCCCGCCTGTGCCTACGTCACCGGCCCGCTGGGCGGCTACACCGCCAACAACAAGGGCGAGCGCTTCATCGAGTGCGACTACTGGAGCGGGCAGATGATGTGGGAGTTCCACCAGGAACTCGAAGGTGGCAACGGCCCGGTGTTCCTCAAGCTGGACCACCTGGCCGAGGAAACCATCCAGACCATCGAGGAGATCCTCCACAGCAACGAGCGCCCCAGCCGTGGCCAGTTCCACGCCGGCCGGGGCACCGACTACCGCCAGCAGATGGTGGAGATGCACATCTCCGAGATCGGCTTCTGCTCCGGCCACTCCGCCTCGGGCGTGTGGGTCAACGAGAAGGCCGAGACCTCGGTGAAGGGCCTCTACGCCGCCGGCGACATGGCCGCCGTGCCGCACAACTACATGCTCGGCGCCTTCACCTACGGCTGGTTCGCCGGCATCAACGCGGCCGACTACGTGGCCGGGCGTGACTTCGCCGCCGTCGACCCGGCCCAGGTGGAGCGCGAGCGCGAGCGGGTCTACGCGCCGCTGCACCGCGAGCACGGGCTGCCGCCGGCCCAGGTGGAGTACAAGCTGCGGCGCATGGTCAACGACTACCTGCAGCCGCCCAAGGTGACCAGGAAGATGGAGATCGGCCTGACCCGCTTCGCCGAGATCGAGCGCGACCTCGGGCAGATGAAGGCCAACAACCCCCATGAGCTGATGCGCGCCATGGAAGTGGCGGTGATCCGCGACTGCGCCGAGATGGCCGCCCGCGCCTCGCTGTTCCGCGAGGAAAGCCGCTGGGGCCTGTACCACCATCGTGTCGACCACCCCGAGCGCAACGACGCCGAGTGGTTCTGCCATTGCCACCTGAAGAAGGGCGATGACGGCGCCATGACCAGCTTCAAGAAGCCGGTGGAGCCCTACCTGATCGCCCTGGATGCGGAAGAGCAGAGCGCCTACGACCGCCTGCGGGTGAAGACCGAGGCCGCCTGA
- a CDS encoding ABC transporter substrate-binding protein produces the protein MSLRATIAGLALAVTTASASAETIRIAIGTQDTTINCATGGLLIRELGLLEKYLPHDGKYQDAQYEVEWKNFTSGAPLTNEMVAGKLDFGAMADFPGSFNGVAHLDAGKRSLFISVLSGSTRGSGNGIVVPAASSVQSIAELKGRTISVPFASTAHGMLLRAIAAQGWDPEKDVRIIAQPPEIAGSALRSNRIEAHADFVPFAELFPNRGFARKIYDGSQAGAPTFHGALVDAAYAEKYPEVVTAYLRASLEADRLLAAEPEKYSELIEKVAGIEAEVNYLFHGPLGLQTRDLTWKPEYRQAVATSIDTLKLLKKTDRGLDTGTFIDDRFIRAAFQAAGQDYDKALKNYAPLPLVAKDAATGKPITDFRRLAQIWVRGEDKVRHYASPEAALAALAQLEQEGKDIRAIYAQAADSGIKLLANQAWFVRNDKGELSAFLLKDQAERYARENGGTALDFSSANQKQALAQR, from the coding sequence ATGAGCCTACGTGCAACCATCGCCGGCCTCGCGCTGGCCGTCACCACCGCGTCCGCCTCCGCCGAGACCATCCGCATCGCCATCGGCACCCAGGACACCACCATCAACTGCGCCACCGGCGGCTTGCTGATCCGCGAGCTGGGCCTGCTGGAGAAGTACCTGCCCCATGACGGCAAGTACCAGGACGCCCAGTACGAGGTGGAGTGGAAGAACTTCACCAGCGGCGCGCCGCTGACCAACGAGATGGTCGCCGGCAAGCTGGACTTCGGCGCCATGGCCGACTTCCCCGGCTCCTTCAACGGTGTCGCCCACCTCGATGCCGGCAAGCGCAGCCTGTTCATCAGCGTGCTCTCGGGCAGCACCCGGGGCAGCGGCAACGGCATCGTGGTGCCGGCTGCCTCGAGCGTGCAGTCCATCGCCGAGCTCAAGGGCAGGACCATCTCCGTGCCCTTCGCCTCCACCGCCCACGGCATGCTGCTGCGCGCCATCGCCGCCCAGGGCTGGGACCCGGAGAAGGACGTGCGCATCATCGCCCAGCCGCCGGAGATCGCCGGTTCCGCCCTGCGCAGCAACCGCATCGAGGCCCACGCCGATTTCGTGCCCTTCGCCGAGCTGTTCCCCAACCGTGGCTTCGCACGGAAGATCTACGACGGCTCCCAGGCCGGGGCGCCGACCTTCCACGGCGCGCTGGTGGACGCCGCCTACGCCGAGAAGTACCCGGAAGTGGTCACCGCCTACCTGCGCGCCAGCCTGGAGGCCGACCGCCTGCTGGCCGCCGAGCCGGAGAAGTACAGCGAGCTGATCGAGAAGGTCGCCGGCATCGAGGCCGAGGTGAACTACCTGTTCCACGGCCCCCTCGGCCTGCAGACCCGCGACCTGACCTGGAAGCCGGAATACCGCCAGGCGGTGGCCACCTCCATCGACACCCTCAAGCTGCTGAAGAAGACCGACCGTGGCCTGGACACCGGCACCTTCATCGACGACCGCTTCATCCGCGCGGCCTTCCAGGCGGCCGGGCAGGACTACGACAAGGCGCTGAAGAACTACGCCCCGCTGCCGCTGGTGGCCAAGGACGCCGCCACCGGCAAGCCGATCACCGACTTCAGGCGCCTGGCGCAGATCTGGGTGCGTGGCGAAGACAAGGTGCGCCACTACGCCTCGCCGGAAGCGGCGCTGGCGGCCCTGGCCCAGCTGGAGCAGGAGGGCAAGGACATCCGCGCCATCTACGCCCAGGCCGCCGACAGCGGCATCAAGCTGCTGGCCAACCAGGCCTGGTTCGTGCGCAACGACAAGGGTGAGCTGAGTGCCTTCCTGCTCAAGGACCAGGCCGAGCGCTACGCCCGGGAGAACGGCGGCACGGCGCTGGACTTCAGCAGCGCCAACCAGAAGCAGGCCCTGGCCCAGCGCTGA
- a CDS encoding LysR family transcriptional regulator — translation MHIDLRQLRHFVALAEHRSFVAAAAAVNLSQSAFSRSIQALEHSAGCRLVDRASKELHPTRQGLLVLEHARRLVHGAHNLANEIGQFNGLQSGTVRFGSGPAPAAQLIPRAVGSFIGEFPQVRVQFQVDAWQDLNRRLVSEEIEFFVADTRRFEADPDYRVHKLKPQKWHFCCRAGHPLAQREAVRTADIFTYPLATTFRPPNIRKVLVDYSGRQDFTPNVECEHGYALLNVVLNSDAIGIAGQSNLAPFLREGALVALQPVDLPADLEECYTRYGVVSRVGYSLSPLAQAMVRHITEADEATPAGLAGLEADRFGV, via the coding sequence ATGCATATCGACCTGCGCCAGCTCCGCCACTTCGTGGCCCTCGCCGAACACCGCAGCTTCGTCGCCGCCGCGGCGGCGGTGAACCTTTCGCAGTCGGCCTTCAGCCGCAGCATCCAGGCCCTGGAACACAGTGCCGGCTGCCGCCTGGTGGACCGCGCGAGCAAGGAGCTGCACCCCACCCGGCAGGGCCTGCTGGTGCTGGAGCATGCGCGGCGCCTGGTGCACGGCGCGCACAACCTGGCCAACGAGATCGGCCAGTTCAACGGCCTGCAGTCGGGGACGGTGCGCTTCGGCAGCGGGCCGGCGCCGGCGGCGCAGCTGATCCCTCGCGCGGTGGGAAGCTTCATCGGCGAATTCCCGCAGGTGCGGGTGCAATTCCAGGTGGACGCCTGGCAGGACCTGAACCGGCGCCTGGTCAGCGAGGAGATCGAGTTCTTCGTCGCCGACACCCGCCGCTTCGAGGCGGACCCGGACTACCGGGTGCACAAGCTCAAGCCGCAGAAGTGGCACTTCTGCTGCCGCGCCGGCCATCCGCTGGCGCAGCGGGAGGCGGTGCGCACGGCGGACATCTTCACCTACCCGCTGGCCACCACCTTCCGCCCCCCGAACATCCGCAAGGTGCTGGTGGACTACAGCGGTCGCCAGGACTTCACCCCCAACGTCGAATGCGAACACGGCTACGCGCTGCTCAACGTGGTGCTCAACTCCGACGCCATCGGCATCGCCGGCCAGAGCAACCTCGCGCCCTTCCTCCGCGAGGGCGCCCTGGTGGCGTTGCAGCCGGTGGACCTGCCGGCCGACCTGGAGGAGTGCTACACCCGCTACGGCGTGGTCAGCCGCGTCGGCTACAGCCTCTCGCCCCTGGCCCAGGCCATGGTCCGCCACATCACCGAGGCGGACGAGGCCACCCCAGCCGGGCTCGCGGGCCTGGAGGCAGACCGATTCGGGGTCTGA